From one Rhopalosiphum padi isolate XX-2018 chromosome 2, ASM2088224v1, whole genome shotgun sequence genomic stretch:
- the LOC132923369 gene encoding LOW QUALITY PROTEIN: striatin-3 (The sequence of the model RefSeq protein was modified relative to this genomic sequence to represent the inferred CDS: deleted 3 bases in 3 codons; substituted 2 bases at 2 genomic stop codons) has protein sequence MRGPLTPFSLPAMNNLEEGSYTGGKPGQQQQQPGGGFGQKGDNGDGSGINNKVKYTMPGVLHYIQHEWSSFELERSHWEIDRAELQARIAFLQGERKGQDNLKNDLIRRIQMLEHALRAERAKYHKLKYGTEIPQSEMQLPSASSSAQDEYSSIPEVGADSEAPLSSVSNVSWKQGRQLLREYLHEIGYTDTIIDVRSSRVRNLLGLNNNNNLSGIEQGQSDNNQINGNNYNKRFSDNQGQCSPTKRTQQQQQQQNQKKLLDVESAVMANFEFLSEMRSTSDSGDVDMDDDGVDDDDDDDDEDDDEMGMADDVIDMTSICKFGPDDVDAEADEVVNELQLLTEDISNKENEQNDWKVSNRDVFNKNSNNANWIKNEPVEMVDGNMDLALGLGELAQLTVNNESETNADIIDMKTASRKTWNAKYTLRSHFDGVRALAFHPTESILITASEDHTMKLWNLQKTIAPKKSASLDVEPLYTFRSHTGPVFCLAISKNGEHCYSGGLDNVIKVWSMPSANIDPLXFLWXLDIKYSITIKNILVNNLEGHEDAVWGISVHHNRSELLSCSADGSVKLWSPTNLKTPCLSSYVSDQDEIPTSVDYVRDVEGQFVASYNSSHCVIYDIETKSPITRLECSKDPTEMATQLIHRVKCHPTLPLTITAHDDHHIRFFDNNTGKMVHSMVAHLDAVTSLAVDPNGLYLLSGSHDSSIRIWNLESKTCVQEITAHRKKLDESILDVAFHPSEAYIASAGADSLVKVFV, from the exons ATGAGGGGTCCACTTACGCCGTTTAGTTTACCGGCAATGAATAATTTGGAAGAGGGGTCGTACACCGGCGGCAAGCCGGgccaacagcaacagcagccgGGCGGTGGTTTCGGGCAGAAGGGCGACAATGGCGATGGTAGTGGCATCAACAACAAAGTGAAGTACACGATGCCCGGCGTGTTGCACTACATACAACACGAGTGGTCAAGCTTCGAGCTGGAGCGGTCCCACTGGGAGATAGACAGAGCCGAGTTGCAG gcAAGGATTGCATTTCTTCAGGGTGAAAGAAAAGGTCAAGACAATctgaaaaatgatttaattcgCCGAATTCAAATGTTAGAACATGCACTACGAGCTGAAag agcaaaatatcataaattaaaatatggcaCAGAAATTCCACAATCTGAAATGCAATTACCTTCTGCTTCTTCAAGTGCACAAGATGAATATTCTTCTATACCAGAAGTTGGTGCAGATAGTGAAGCTCCATTATCATCAGTCTCAAATGTCAGTTGGAAACAAGGCAGACAGCTACTTAGAGA atatcTACATGAAATAGGGTATACGGATACAATAATTGATGTTCGGTCATCACGTGTTCGTAACCTTTTAGGtctgaataataacaataatttgagTGGTATAGAACAAGGACAAAGCGATAATAATCAGATTAATGGTAACAACTACAATAAACGTTTTAGTGACAATCAAGGCCAGTGTTCCCCTACCAAGCGA acacagcagcaacaacaacaacaaaaccaAAAGAAATTATTAGATGTTGAATCAGCTGTTATGGCAAATTTTGAGTTTTTATCTGAAATGCGTAGCACTAGTGATTCTGGTGATGTAGATATGGATGATGATGGTGtcgatgatgatgacgatgatgatgatgaagatGATGATGAGATGGGGATGGCAGATGATGTCATTGATATGACATCTATTTGTAAA tttggcCCTGATGATGTAGATGCAGAGGCTGATGAAGTTGTGAATGAGCTTCAGTTATTGACAGAAGACATAAGTAACAAAGAGAATGAACAAAATGACTGGA aagtttCAAATAGAGATGTGTTTAACAAGAATTCAAACAATGCTAATTGGATAAAAAAT GAACCAGTTGAAATGGTTGATGGAAATATGGATTTAGCTTTAGGGTTAGGAGAATTGGCACAACTCACTGTAAATAATGAATCCGAGACTAATGCAGat attatTGATATGAAAACTGCATCAAGAAAAACATGGAACGCTAAGTACACTCTACGTAGTCATTTTGATGGCGTTCGTGCTTTAGCATTTCATCCAActgaatctatt ttaataactgcTAGTGAAGATCATACTATGAAGCTTTGGAATTTGCAAAAAACTATTGCTCcaaaaaa atCAGCATCTTTAGATGTAGAGccattatatacatttagaaGCCATACTGGACCAGTCTTTTGTTTGGCAATCAGTAAAAATGGTGAACATTGTTATAGTGGTGGATTGGATAATGTTATT AAAGTATGGTCAATGCCATCAGCTAATATAGATCCCCTATGATTCTTATGGTAATTGGatataaaatacagtataaCT atAAAAAACATTCTTGTCAACAACCTAGAAGGTCATGAAGATGCCGTATGGGGAATTTCAGTTCATCATAATCGTTCAGAATTATTATCATGTTCAGCTGATGGTTCAGTTAAACTCTGGTCACCAACCAATCTCAAAACACCATGTTTGTCGTCGTATGTTTCTGATCAAg ATGAAATTCCTACTTCAGTTGATTATGTCAGAGATGTAGAAGGTCAATTTGTTGCATCTTATAATTCATCTCATTGTGttatttatgatattgaaaCGAAGAGTCCTATAACTCGATTAGAATGCTCAAag GATCCAACTGAAATGGCAACTCAGCTAATTCATCGGGTTAAATGTCACCCAACATTACCTCTAACTATTACAGCACACGATGACCATCATATTCGTTTCTTCGATAACAATACTGGAAAAATGGTTCATTCTATGGTTGCCCACTTAGATGCTGTAACTAGTTTGGCTGTTGATCCTaatggtttatatttattatctggaA GTCATGACTCATCTATTAGAATATGGAATTTAGAAAGTAAAACCTGTGTACAAGAAATCACAGCACATCGAAAAAAGTTAGATGAATCTATATTAGATGTCGCATTTCATCCATCTGAAGCATATATTGCCAGTGCTGGAGCTGACAGCCTAGTCAAagtatttgtatag
- the LOC132923356 gene encoding uncharacterized protein LOC132923356 isoform X1 → MATEISQSKTICILAVVAGCFAILWPSLFYPMLKGSFAPPTHTGCCNVLSNTDVNIVKIVTDICDRVIETTDKKTKLEKCRQEIFNTCAINITDLINENKVGKITHNKHLIDEIRSLNGSLCLKYHYGVSLTSLGVTHRLKESDSLMNNIHQERTPVHLRASKASMHPALMEKGRAIPQPHIGPRHGSATPHSFKPPIPGSRPTMGGMGVASNKITGGDGGSAMNILMPMYTIGILLFFVYTMMKLLSKKDEVEDPIGDKYSSHYPCNRDNNSKLQPQNLPTKLGFIEKDTRDLEIDALRRKLEETEAAMERIVKQMILASECNGMDGNKEFKNENIDEGECLTNTISNDNVNDKITTKKSALSEESESIKSLNISEPYDEDTTDSEISVKKIIQVVNMETSESVGGGHCWTPTEKEKIPSKCKTTSIEEPISLLIPGMIPKNSQVLISDGPHNTPLETDDHEAVISSKVTLSLIPDDRIEEYLTSDEAEDDNTTSTLSNIK, encoded by the exons ATGGCAACAGAGATAAGTCAAAGCAAAACAATCTGCATTCTAGCTGTTGTAGCAGGATGTTTTGCCATTCTATGGCCATCTTTATTTTATCCAATGCTAAAAGGATCATTTGCGCCTCCGACGCACACAG GCTGTTGCAATGTGTTGTCTAATACGGACgtgaatatagttaaaatagtaACGGATATATGTGATCGTGTAATTGAAACAAcggacaaaaaaacaaaattggaaAAATGTCGTCAGGAAATTTTCAACACATGTGCAATCAATATAACTGATTTAATCAATGAAAATAAGGTTGgaaaaattacacataataaacatttaattgatGAAATAAGATCCTTGAATGGATCTCTAtgtctaaaatatcattatgGAGTTTCCTTGACAAGTTTAGGGGTTACACATAGACTTAAAGAAAGCGATTCTTTAATGA ataatattcacCAAGAAAGAACTCCTGTTCACTTAAGAGCCTCCAAAGCTTCAATGCATCCAGCATTAATGGAAAAAGGACGGGCAATTCCTCAACCTCACATTGGACCTAGACATGGCAGTGCAACTCCTCatagttttaaa CCACCAATTCCAGGTTCAAGACCAACAATGGGAGGTATGGGCGTTGCTAGTAATAAAATTACTGGAGGAGATGGTGGTAGTGCTATGAATATACTAATGCCCATGTATACGATTGGaattcttcttttttttgtatatactatGATGAAG TTGTTGTCGAAAAAAGACGAAGTTGAAGATCCTATTGGTGATAAATATTCTTCACATTATCCTTGTAACAGAGATAATAATTCAAAGCTACAGCCGCAGAATCTTCCTACAAAATTAG GGTTCATTGAAAAGGATACGA GGGATTTAGAAATAGATGCGCTCCGTCGCAAGCTAGAAGAAACAGAAGCTGCGATGGAACGCATTGTTAAGCAAATGATATTGGCGTCTGAGTGCAATGGGATGGATGGGAATAAG gagtttaaaaatgaaaatattgatgaagGAGAATGTCTGACAAATACAATATCCAATGACAATGTAAATGATAAGATTACCACTAAAAAGTCTGCTCTGTCAGAAGAATCAGAAAGTATTAAGTCTTTAAACATTTCTGAACCATACGACGAAGATACTACAGATTCAGAAATTtccgttaaaaaaataattcaagtagTTAATATGGAAACATCTGAAAGTGTTGGCGGGGGTCATTGTTGGACTCCGACTGAAAAAGAGAAAATACCTTCAAAATGTAAAACGACATCTATAGAAGAACCTATTTCTCTACTTATTCCTGGTATGATTCCTAAGAACTCTCAAGTTTTAATAAGCGATGGTCCACACAACACTCCTTTAGAAACCGATGATCACGAAGCAGTAATTTCAAGCAAAGTTACATTATCATTAATACCC GATGATCGGATAGAAGAATACCTGACTAGTGATGAAGCAGAAGATGATAATACTACTTCAACATtatcaaacattaaataa
- the LOC132923356 gene encoding resistance to inhibitors of cholinesterase protein 3 isoform X3, whose product MATEISQSKTICILAVVAGCFAILWPSLFYPMLKGSFAPPTHTDNIHQERTPVHLRASKASMHPALMEKGRAIPQPHIGPRHGSATPHSFKPPIPGSRPTMGGMGVASNKITGGDGGSAMNILMPMYTIGILLFFVYTMMKLLSKKDEVEDPIGDKYSSHYPCNRDNNSKLQPQNLPTKLGFIEKDTRDLEIDALRRKLEETEAAMERIVKQMILASECNGMDGNKEFKNENIDEGECLTNTISNDNVNDKITTKKSALSEESESIKSLNISEPYDEDTTDSEISVKKIIQVVNMETSESVGGGHCWTPTEKEKIPSKCKTTSIEEPISLLIPGMIPKNSQVLISDGPHNTPLETDDHEAVISSKVTLSLIPDDRIEEYLTSDEAEDDNTTSTLSNIK is encoded by the exons ATGGCAACAGAGATAAGTCAAAGCAAAACAATCTGCATTCTAGCTGTTGTAGCAGGATGTTTTGCCATTCTATGGCCATCTTTATTTTATCCAATGCTAAAAGGATCATTTGCGCCTCCGACGCACACAG ataatattcacCAAGAAAGAACTCCTGTTCACTTAAGAGCCTCCAAAGCTTCAATGCATCCAGCATTAATGGAAAAAGGACGGGCAATTCCTCAACCTCACATTGGACCTAGACATGGCAGTGCAACTCCTCatagttttaaa CCACCAATTCCAGGTTCAAGACCAACAATGGGAGGTATGGGCGTTGCTAGTAATAAAATTACTGGAGGAGATGGTGGTAGTGCTATGAATATACTAATGCCCATGTATACGATTGGaattcttcttttttttgtatatactatGATGAAG TTGTTGTCGAAAAAAGACGAAGTTGAAGATCCTATTGGTGATAAATATTCTTCACATTATCCTTGTAACAGAGATAATAATTCAAAGCTACAGCCGCAGAATCTTCCTACAAAATTAG GGTTCATTGAAAAGGATACGA GGGATTTAGAAATAGATGCGCTCCGTCGCAAGCTAGAAGAAACAGAAGCTGCGATGGAACGCATTGTTAAGCAAATGATATTGGCGTCTGAGTGCAATGGGATGGATGGGAATAAG gagtttaaaaatgaaaatattgatgaagGAGAATGTCTGACAAATACAATATCCAATGACAATGTAAATGATAAGATTACCACTAAAAAGTCTGCTCTGTCAGAAGAATCAGAAAGTATTAAGTCTTTAAACATTTCTGAACCATACGACGAAGATACTACAGATTCAGAAATTtccgttaaaaaaataattcaagtagTTAATATGGAAACATCTGAAAGTGTTGGCGGGGGTCATTGTTGGACTCCGACTGAAAAAGAGAAAATACCTTCAAAATGTAAAACGACATCTATAGAAGAACCTATTTCTCTACTTATTCCTGGTATGATTCCTAAGAACTCTCAAGTTTTAATAAGCGATGGTCCACACAACACTCCTTTAGAAACCGATGATCACGAAGCAGTAATTTCAAGCAAAGTTACATTATCATTAATACCC GATGATCGGATAGAAGAATACCTGACTAGTGATGAAGCAGAAGATGATAATACTACTTCAACATtatcaaacattaaataa
- the LOC132923355 gene encoding LOW QUALITY PROTEIN: RNA-binding protein 26 (The sequence of the model RefSeq protein was modified relative to this genomic sequence to represent the inferred CDS: deleted 2 bases in 2 codons), which translates to MQIKDPERFKTWLTAVLGPICEADPAALAKYIFALLKRDRPINELQKFLQSQLEEFLNNDTEGFTVLLVETLRNESYLIDDPVEIKCEIAVTSSGEKSDTGEKQTIDKPIIKDDEKPRSRSRSLVLSRSPRTKDVKFTRSKRYRRDDHTSDEDDERESYRKYRYHGRSWSPRRSKSPKFKRRFRSPKNRSRSQSGSPVKKPKEDIFAEFKKSEGIEKKTLGRCVDFDEKGYCMKGDLCVYDHGKDPVVLATGNGVLSFQNAGASFTNPLTPTFPVPIVQNVPVPVPVQPYPPAQNQRMYYPSTEGSYWVRGSGEQKFSKQKRELVSVPTGEIQNRFKRKNFKKEENNSNNNKKPKFDYRRLGPKVSSNEVQLKNVPENLNNISSLNNSFMKFGKITNIQTSSENKEATITFSASHEAQKAYQNIETVFGTLPITANWFSDNSVEVKPVEDKITSPPQKPKTLSLDNRITGQTRLTNEKEAEVIKSSLLKKQEEAKKLAQDFSAAITKRKQELLDKQLEQLNKLIEAAPNVKGEQKQMLMATIFQLKTNIENIQADLASAVKRPIVSQTNVKVLNNPTPKTPTKEDKLLEAKQEALKNLLLTDLDLFIKQQQGHSDEKEILDLKKNVIILRNKLKGLGITPVSGVAKTAYQMKEKLAIANKLLEAKNKVRETKTTSISVDHRPTQLLVSGYEVDDEDQVVTHFLQFGNIIEYISDTIIPALVIKYEIRKDAETAQIKGKLFQDRRLSVTWYNSQHDFVDTSNIKAGPCMGARLEDNSTAKQFDDKE; encoded by the exons ATGCAAATCAAGGATCCAGAACGTTTCAAAACCTGGCTGACAGCCGTCCTGGGACCAATATGCGAAGCTGATCCCGCAGCACtggctaaatatatatttgcattATTAAAACGTGATCGACCGATAAATGAACTACAGAAGTTTCTCCAGTCACAACTAGAAGAATTCTTGAATAACGACACCGAAGGTTTTACTGTTTTACTAGTAGAGACGTTACGAAACGAATCTTACTTAATTGATGACCCAGTCGAAATTAAATGTGAAATTGCGGTCACTTCATCTGGTGAAAAATCTGATACTGGTGAGAAGCAAACTATTGATAAACCAATTATTAAGGATGATGAAAAACCTAGGTCTAGGTCACGTTCTCTTGTGCTATCAAGATCGCCAAGGACTAAAGATGTTAAATTCACAAGATCAAAACGTTATCGTCGTGATGATCACACCAGTGATGAAGATGATGAAAGAGAATCATATCGTAAGTATCGTTACCACGGTCGGTCATGGTCACCAAGACGATCAAAATCTCCAAAATTTAAACGAAGATTTAGGTCTCCA AAAAACCGGTCGCGGTCTCAATCTGGATCACCTGTTAAAAAACCTAAAGAAGATATATTTGCAGAGTTTAAAAAATCTGAAGGTATTGAAAAGAAGACATTAGGACGATGTGTTGATTTTGATGAAAAAGGATACTGTATGAAAGGTGATTTATGTGTTTATGATCATGGAAAAGATCCAGTAGTATTGGCTACGGGTAATGGTGTCTTAAGTTTCCAAAATGCTGGGGCATCTTTTACAAACCCATTGACTCCTACGTTTCCAGTACCTATTGTTCAAAATGTACCTGTGCCAGTACCAGTACAACCTTATCCACCAGCCCAAAATCAGCGAATGTATTACCCAAGTACAGAAGGATCTTATTGGGTTCGAGGCAGTGGAGAACAGAAGTTTTCAAAGCAAAAACGTGAGTTAGTTAGTGTACCTACTGGTGAAATACAAAATCGTTTTAAAAGAAAGAACtttaaaaaagaagaaaataattccaataacaataaaaaaccaAAGTTTGACTATAGACGTTTAGGTCCTAAAGTATCTTCAAATGAAGTACAATTGAAAAATGTccctgaaaatttaaataatattagtagcttgaataatagttttatgaagttTGGTAAAATCACCAACATTCAAACAAGTAGTGAAAATAAAGAAGCCACAATTACATTTTCTGCTTCTCATGAAGCACAAAAAGCGTATCAAAATATAGAAACTGTTTTTGGTACTTTACCTATCACAGCTAATTGGTTTTCTGATAATTCAGTAGAAGTAAAACCAGTGGAAGACAAAATTACTTCACCACCCCAAAAACCTAAAACTCTATCGTTAGATAATAGAATTACTGGTCAGACACGATTAACAAATGAAAAAGAAGCTGAAGTCATCAAGTCATCGTTACTTAAAAAACAAGAAGAAGCTAAAAAACTAGCTCAAGATTTTTCTGCTGCCATTACCAAACGTAAACAAGAACTGTTAGACAAACAGTtagaacaattaaataaattaatagaagcTGCACCTAATGTTAAAGGTGaacaaaaacaaatgttaatgGCTACTATTTTTCaacttaaaactaatattgaaaatattcaagCAGACCTGGCCTCTGCAGTAAAAAGACCAATTGTATCTCAAACTAATGTCAAAGTTCTAAATAACCCAACACCAAAAACACCTACTAAAGAGGATAAATTATTAGAAGCCAAACAGGAAGCATTGAAGAATTTGCTGTTAACTGACttagatttatttatcaaacaacaACAAGGACATAGCGACGAGAAAGAAATATTAGATTtgaagaaaaatgttattattttgagaaataAATTGAAAGGTCTCGGAATTACACCCGTTTCTGGAGTGGCCAAAACTGCATATCAAATGAAAGAAAAATTGGCTATTGCTAATAAATTGCTGGAAGCTAAAAACAAAGTACGTGAAACAAAAACTACCAGTATATCAGTTGATCATCGACCAACTCAGTTATTAGTATCTGGGTATGAAGTAGATGATGAAGACCAAGTCGTAACACACTTTTTACAGTttggtaatattattgaatatatttctgATACAATCATTCCTGCATTagtcataaaatatgaaataagaaaAGACGCTGAAACTGCACAGATCAAGGGTAAGCTCTTCCAAGATAGAAGGTTGTCGGTTACATGGTACAATTCACAACATGATTTTGTTGATACTTCCAATATAAAAGCA GGACCATGCATGGGGGCCCGGTTAGAAGACAATTCAACTGCCAAACAATTTGACGACAaggaataa
- the LOC132923356 gene encoding uncharacterized protein LOC132923356 isoform X2 has product MATEISQSKTICILAVVAGCFAILWPSLFYPMLKGSFAPPTHTGCCNVLSNTDVNIVKIVTDICDRVIETTDKKTKLEKCRQEIFNTCAINITDLINENKVGKITHNKHLIDEIRSLNGSLCLKYHYGVSLTSLGVTHRLKESDSLMNNIHQERTPVHLRASKASMHPALMEKGRAIPQPHIGPRHGSATPHSFKPPIPGSRPTMGGMGVASNKITGGDGGSAMNILMPMYTIGILLFFVYTMMKLLSKKDEVEDPIGDKYSSHYPCNRDNNSKLQPQNLPTKLGFIEKDTIVNAFSSLLEDVNREILSSIIEKENVPTIIENEEFKNENIDEGECLTNTISNDNVNDKITTKKSALSEESESIKSLNISEPYDEDTTDSEISVKKIIQVVNMETSESVGGGHCWTPTEKEKIPSKCKTTSIEEPISLLIPGMIPKNSQVLISDGPHNTPLETDDHEAVISSKVTLSLIPDDRIEEYLTSDEAEDDNTTSTLSNIK; this is encoded by the exons ATGGCAACAGAGATAAGTCAAAGCAAAACAATCTGCATTCTAGCTGTTGTAGCAGGATGTTTTGCCATTCTATGGCCATCTTTATTTTATCCAATGCTAAAAGGATCATTTGCGCCTCCGACGCACACAG GCTGTTGCAATGTGTTGTCTAATACGGACgtgaatatagttaaaatagtaACGGATATATGTGATCGTGTAATTGAAACAAcggacaaaaaaacaaaattggaaAAATGTCGTCAGGAAATTTTCAACACATGTGCAATCAATATAACTGATTTAATCAATGAAAATAAGGTTGgaaaaattacacataataaacatttaattgatGAAATAAGATCCTTGAATGGATCTCTAtgtctaaaatatcattatgGAGTTTCCTTGACAAGTTTAGGGGTTACACATAGACTTAAAGAAAGCGATTCTTTAATGA ataatattcacCAAGAAAGAACTCCTGTTCACTTAAGAGCCTCCAAAGCTTCAATGCATCCAGCATTAATGGAAAAAGGACGGGCAATTCCTCAACCTCACATTGGACCTAGACATGGCAGTGCAACTCCTCatagttttaaa CCACCAATTCCAGGTTCAAGACCAACAATGGGAGGTATGGGCGTTGCTAGTAATAAAATTACTGGAGGAGATGGTGGTAGTGCTATGAATATACTAATGCCCATGTATACGATTGGaattcttcttttttttgtatatactatGATGAAG TTGTTGTCGAAAAAAGACGAAGTTGAAGATCCTATTGGTGATAAATATTCTTCACATTATCCTTGTAACAGAGATAATAATTCAAAGCTACAGCCGCAGAATCTTCCTACAAAATTAG GGTTCATTGAAAAGGATACGA tCGTGAATGCGTTTTCGTCTCTATTGGAAGACGTGAATCGAGAAATATTATCGTCTataattgaaaaagaaaatgttcCCACAATAATTGAAAACGAG gagtttaaaaatgaaaatattgatgaagGAGAATGTCTGACAAATACAATATCCAATGACAATGTAAATGATAAGATTACCACTAAAAAGTCTGCTCTGTCAGAAGAATCAGAAAGTATTAAGTCTTTAAACATTTCTGAACCATACGACGAAGATACTACAGATTCAGAAATTtccgttaaaaaaataattcaagtagTTAATATGGAAACATCTGAAAGTGTTGGCGGGGGTCATTGTTGGACTCCGACTGAAAAAGAGAAAATACCTTCAAAATGTAAAACGACATCTATAGAAGAACCTATTTCTCTACTTATTCCTGGTATGATTCCTAAGAACTCTCAAGTTTTAATAAGCGATGGTCCACACAACACTCCTTTAGAAACCGATGATCACGAAGCAGTAATTTCAAGCAAAGTTACATTATCATTAATACCC GATGATCGGATAGAAGAATACCTGACTAGTGATGAAGCAGAAGATGATAATACTACTTCAACATtatcaaacattaaataa